In Flavobacterium sp. N1736, the following are encoded in one genomic region:
- a CDS encoding LytR/AlgR family response regulator transcription factor: protein MDNINVLIIEDTVAESDALVKVLTANNYNIVGIASTYQEALTMFYQNTIDIVVIDVFLDGKPDGITFAETITIVPNGVKPFVFLTSSKDRQIFERAKLTKPFSFLMKPFNELEILYALEMAVEKFYEQTNVFHSEDQDTVISNDSLFIKKNKSLKKVRIEDIVYIEVEDRYCNIITDVEKFVILISLTKIIQLLDTAKFCQTHRNYIVNLSKIEEIIVNDNLVILKGNHKVTLSDKYKDFVKNFRILR from the coding sequence ATGGATAATATAAATGTACTTATTATCGAAGATACTGTCGCAGAAAGTGATGCGCTTGTAAAAGTACTTACCGCAAATAATTATAATATTGTAGGGATTGCTTCTACGTATCAGGAGGCGCTAACCATGTTTTATCAAAACACAATCGACATCGTCGTTATTGATGTTTTTTTAGATGGAAAACCAGACGGAATTACTTTTGCAGAAACCATAACTATTGTTCCAAATGGTGTAAAACCTTTTGTTTTTTTAACCAGTTCAAAAGATCGTCAAATTTTTGAAAGAGCAAAACTAACGAAACCGTTTAGTTTTTTAATGAAGCCTTTTAATGAACTTGAAATTTTGTATGCGTTAGAAATGGCAGTTGAGAAATTCTATGAACAAACCAATGTTTTTCATAGCGAAGATCAGGACACCGTAATAAGCAACGATTCTCTTTTTATCAAAAAGAATAAATCCCTAAAAAAAGTCCGAATTGAAGATATTGTTTACATCGAAGTTGAAGATCGATATTGCAATATCATTACAGACGTTGAAAAGTTTGTCATTTTAATTTCATTAACCAAAATTATTCAGCTTCTCGACACCGCTAAATTTTGCCAGACACATCGCAATTATATCGTAAATCTAAGTAAAATCGAAGAAATAATCGTTAATGATAATTTGGTTATTCTAAAAGGAAATCACAAAGTAACCTTGAGTGACAAATACAAAGACTTTGTAAAAAACTTTCGAATTTTGAGATAA
- a CDS encoding magnesium transporter CorA family protein has protein sequence MKAFYTNNNGLIEIPKWMPNCWINIESPTPADKTYLLEELQIPEAFYNDIEDIDERPRIEIEDGWTLIIMRVPIKSDDVKLPFQTIPLGVIFKDDVCVTITFYKTEIIYDFMLYSRRKNILVKDNSDWVLRLLLSSSVWYLKYLKQINQKIKLAEDNLEKSIKNEELQALLQIEKCLVFFITSLKANDVLFHRIKNLRAYKANYDLDLLEDVEIELSQAQDTANIYSNILTGMMDAYASVISNNMNNIMKQMTSISIILMIPTLIASLYGMNVPNGLEESKYGIWILLLVSIVLSSFGVFLFKRRRWF, from the coding sequence ATGAAAGCCTTTTACACAAACAATAACGGATTAATCGAAATCCCAAAATGGATGCCAAATTGCTGGATTAATATTGAATCTCCAACACCAGCAGACAAAACATATTTATTAGAAGAACTTCAGATTCCCGAAGCATTTTACAACGATATTGAGGACATTGACGAAAGACCTCGTATTGAAATCGAAGATGGCTGGACGCTGATAATCATGCGCGTTCCCATCAAAAGTGATGATGTAAAATTACCTTTTCAAACCATTCCGCTTGGTGTCATTTTTAAAGACGATGTTTGTGTAACAATTACTTTTTACAAGACAGAAATCATATATGATTTTATGTTGTATTCGCGACGAAAAAACATTCTGGTTAAGGATAATTCCGATTGGGTTTTGCGATTACTCCTGTCATCAAGTGTTTGGTATTTAAAATATCTAAAACAAATTAATCAAAAGATAAAATTAGCCGAAGACAATTTAGAGAAATCCATCAAAAATGAAGAATTGCAGGCGTTGCTGCAAATCGAGAAATGTTTAGTTTTCTTTATCACCTCATTAAAAGCAAATGATGTTTTGTTTCATCGAATCAAAAACCTACGAGCATATAAAGCCAACTACGATTTAGATTTGCTCGAAGATGTTGAAATAGAATTAAGTCAGGCACAGGATACAGCTAATATTTACAGTAATATCTTAACCGGAATGATGGATGCGTACGCCTCGGTAATTTCAAATAATATGAACAATATTATGAAACAAATGACATCGATTTCCATTATATTAATGATTCCAACATTAATTGCCAGTTTATACGGAATGAACGTGCCAAACGGTCTTGAAGAAAGCAAATATGGCATTTGGATACTTCTTTTAGTATCGATTGTTTTATCTTCATTTGGCGTGTTTTTATTCAAACGCAGAAGATGGTTTTGA
- the rluF gene encoding 23S rRNA pseudouridine(2604) synthase RluF, with protein MEENLKRLNKFIGETGYCSRREADKLIEEGRVTINGVVPEMGTKVSPDDEVRIDGKLIVEKHEKLVYLAFNKPAGIECTTNLEVRNNIVDYINYPKRIFPIGRLDKASEGLIFMTNDGDIVNKILRARNNHEKEYTVTVNRPITDRFIERMGNGVPILDTVTRKCKVEQISKYTFKIILTQGLNRQIRRMTEYLGYDVTALKRIRIINISLDIPVGRYRDLTDAEIKELNELIEPSSKTEEASLPKTEAPKRRTEFISEHDPRFKKKGDY; from the coding sequence ATGGAAGAGAATTTAAAACGTCTGAACAAATTTATTGGAGAAACCGGCTATTGTTCTCGTCGTGAAGCCGATAAATTAATTGAAGAAGGACGTGTAACAATAAATGGCGTTGTGCCGGAAATGGGAACTAAGGTTTCACCGGATGATGAAGTGCGGATTGACGGAAAATTGATTGTTGAGAAGCATGAAAAATTGGTGTATCTGGCATTTAATAAACCTGCCGGCATTGAATGTACAACTAATCTAGAGGTCCGTAATAATATTGTGGATTATATTAATTATCCAAAACGTATTTTTCCGATTGGAAGATTGGATAAAGCCAGTGAAGGATTAATTTTCATGACAAATGATGGTGATATCGTAAACAAAATTTTGCGCGCCAGAAACAATCACGAAAAAGAATATACTGTTACGGTAAACAGACCAATTACAGATCGTTTTATTGAACGGATGGGAAATGGTGTACCGATTTTGGATACTGTTACAAGAAAATGTAAAGTGGAACAAATCAGTAAATACACTTTTAAAATCATTTTAACGCAGGGTTTAAACCGTCAGATTCGTAGAATGACGGAGTATTTGGGTTATGATGTAACGGCTTTGAAACGTATCAGGATCATTAATATTTCACTGGATATTCCGGTTGGTCGTTATCGTGATTTAACCGATGCCGAGATTAAGGAATTAAATGAGTTGATTGAACCTTCAAGTAAAACCGAAGAAGCGAGTTTACCAAAAACTGAAGCTCCAAAACGAAGAACAGAGTTTATTTCAGAACATGATCCCCGATTTAAGAAAAAAGGAGATTATTGA
- a CDS encoding DUF4173 domain-containing protein encodes MKKHHFILVCSLIFTLLFYKESIGVNLAIFGLVLTGLICYFFQDRFTDRSHLVLVITAILSCLAFAWYGDFVSFLAMFLSIVFLQFKTHEVQLKILQVFPLVFLNGITTLGRVFMFSQWLPESKIHNNFTKKLIAYFIIPIIFVALFFTVYSFGSDHFSSLFTDYQLDLDIWQLFVITVLGFYISFTFWNYWIPEVSYDLNPKLNNEFSDKEKNTNENTFSFLDLNFERKSGEITLLLLNLMLLVFIVTYNYEQFFEVIEASKLSADTHERVNAIIFSIVMAVGVILFYFKGGFNFDKKAANLKRLSKIWIVLNGVLILSTAIKNSEYVSFFGLTYKRLGVYAFLILAIIGLIYAFLKITKQKTNAYLFNQMVWYFYGTVLLCSFFNWGNLITNYNISVNKGVEPRFLSGLNFNDETRREYFSLHKFDGQYNEIQRENEIEKYQNETVLSKVLYYEFLNSNKK; translated from the coding sequence ATGAAAAAACATCATTTTATCTTAGTTTGCAGTTTAATATTTACACTGCTTTTTTACAAAGAATCAATAGGAGTAAACCTTGCTATTTTTGGACTGGTTTTGACAGGCTTGATTTGTTATTTCTTTCAGGATCGGTTTACAGATCGTTCCCATTTAGTTTTAGTAATTACCGCTATTTTATCGTGTCTGGCTTTTGCATGGTATGGCGATTTTGTGTCTTTTCTGGCTATGTTTCTGTCAATCGTTTTTTTGCAGTTTAAAACACATGAGGTACAGCTTAAAATACTACAGGTTTTTCCACTTGTATTTTTAAACGGAATTACAACGTTAGGACGTGTTTTTATGTTTAGCCAATGGCTTCCTGAAAGTAAAATCCATAATAATTTCACTAAAAAACTAATTGCTTATTTTATTATACCGATCATTTTTGTGGCACTATTTTTTACAGTTTATTCTTTTGGAAGCGATCATTTTTCTTCACTTTTTACAGATTATCAATTAGATCTGGATATCTGGCAATTGTTTGTCATTACTGTTTTAGGATTTTACATTTCATTTACTTTTTGGAACTATTGGATTCCCGAAGTTTCGTATGATTTAAATCCAAAATTAAATAATGAATTCTCAGATAAAGAAAAGAATACAAACGAAAATACATTCTCGTTTCTTGATTTAAATTTTGAAAGAAAAAGCGGCGAAATCACCCTATTGCTTTTAAACCTAATGCTTTTAGTTTTTATTGTAACCTATAATTACGAACAATTTTTTGAAGTAATCGAGGCGTCAAAATTAAGTGCAGACACACATGAAAGAGTAAATGCAATTATTTTTTCGATTGTTATGGCGGTTGGAGTGATTCTTTTTTATTTTAAAGGAGGATTTAATTTTGATAAAAAAGCAGCAAATCTAAAACGACTTTCTAAAATATGGATTGTATTAAACGGAGTTCTAATTTTGAGCACGGCTATAAAAAATTCAGAATATGTTTCATTCTTCGGATTAACCTATAAACGATTGGGAGTATATGCATTTTTGATTTTAGCCATAATAGGTTTAATATATGCCTTTTTAAAAATCACCAAGCAAAAAACAAACGCCTATCTTTTTAATCAGATGGTTTGGTATTTTTACGGTACAGTACTTTTATGCAGTTTCTTTAATTGGGGAAATCTAATTACAAATTACAACATCTCGGTAAATAAAGGAGTCGAACCAAGGTTTTTGAGCGGTCTGAATTTTAATGACGAAACCAGAAGAGAATATTTTTCACTACATAAATTCGATGGACAATACAATGAAATTCAAAGAGAAAATGAAATTGAGAAATATCAAAATGAAACCGTTTTATCGAAGGTCTTGTATTATGAGTTTTTAAACAGTAATAAAAAATAA
- the ffh gene encoding signal recognition particle protein, translating to MFDNLSDKLDKAFHILKGHGKITEVNVADTLKEVRRALLDADVNFKIAKDFTTKVKEKAIGQDVLTTLQPGQLLVKLVKDELTELMGGDVAGINLGGNPSIILMSGLQGSGKTTFSGKLANYLKTKKNKKPLLVACDIYRPAAINQLHVVGDQIGVEVYSEPENKNPVEIAQNAIKHAKANGFNVVIVDTAGRLAVDEEMMDEIARVHKAIQPQETLFVVDAMTGQDAVNTAKTFNDILNFDGVILTKLDGDTRGGAAISIKSVVNKPIKFVGTGEKMEAIDVFYPDRMAERILGMGDVVSLVERAQEQFDEEEARKLQKKIAKNEFGFDDFLTQIQQVKKMGNMKDLVGMIPGASKAMKDVEIEDDAFKHIEAIIHSMTPIERSKPAIIDVKRKARIAKGSGTKVEQVNQLMKQFDQMSKMMKMMQGPGGKNLMKMMGGMKGMPGGMPR from the coding sequence ATGTTTGATAATTTAAGTGATAAGTTAGATAAAGCCTTCCATATATTAAAAGGGCACGGTAAAATTACAGAAGTAAACGTTGCCGATACCTTAAAAGAAGTTCGTCGTGCCTTATTAGACGCCGATGTTAACTTTAAAATTGCTAAAGATTTTACAACCAAAGTAAAAGAAAAAGCAATTGGTCAGGACGTATTAACAACACTTCAGCCAGGACAATTATTGGTGAAGTTAGTAAAAGACGAACTAACCGAATTAATGGGCGGTGACGTTGCAGGAATTAACCTTGGCGGAAATCCTTCGATTATTTTAATGTCAGGATTACAAGGATCTGGTAAAACTACCTTCTCAGGAAAACTGGCCAACTATTTAAAAACAAAGAAAAATAAAAAACCGCTTCTTGTAGCTTGTGATATCTACCGTCCTGCGGCGATAAACCAGTTGCATGTTGTTGGAGACCAAATAGGTGTTGAGGTTTATTCAGAACCGGAAAATAAAAATCCAGTTGAAATTGCTCAAAATGCAATCAAACACGCAAAAGCAAACGGTTTTAACGTAGTTATTGTCGATACAGCTGGTCGTTTGGCAGTAGATGAGGAAATGATGGATGAAATTGCACGCGTTCATAAAGCAATTCAGCCACAGGAAACATTGTTCGTTGTTGATGCAATGACAGGACAAGATGCTGTAAATACGGCAAAAACCTTCAACGATATCCTGAATTTTGATGGAGTTATTTTAACAAAATTAGATGGTGATACACGTGGTGGAGCTGCAATTTCGATTAAATCGGTTGTAAACAAACCAATCAAATTTGTGGGTACAGGCGAAAAGATGGAAGCAATTGATGTTTTCTATCCGGATCGTATGGCAGAGCGTATTCTTGGTATGGGAGACGTTGTGTCACTTGTAGAAAGAGCGCAGGAACAATTTGACGAAGAAGAAGCCAGAAAACTTCAAAAGAAAATCGCTAAAAACGAATTTGGTTTTGATGACTTCTTAACTCAAATTCAGCAAGTAAAGAAAATGGGTAATATGAAAGACCTGGTTGGAATGATACCGGGAGCTTCAAAAGCCATGAAAGATGTAGAAATAGAAGATGACGCTTTTAAACATATTGAAGCCATCATTCATTCGATGACACCAATTGAAAGGAGTAAACCGGCCATCATCGACGTAAAAAGAAAAGCCAGAATTGCAAAAGGTTCAGGAACGAAAGTCGAGCAGGTAAATCAGTTAATGAAGCAGTTTGACCAAATGAGCAAAATGATGAAAATGATGCAAGGTCCGGGCGGAAAAAACCTGATGAAAATGATGGGAGGCATGAAAGGAATGCCAGGCGGAATGCCGAGATAA
- a CDS encoding tetratricopeptide repeat-containing sensor histidine kinase, translated as MIKIKSCIVSIVFLIPFFLFSQDKYPVDKLFNIEIKLKARKFEEDINFNKAQTFFREKNWDSTLVYSMKELSATKNIELIDYCYYFRAISFKHKKLLKEAKKEFNKVSDNFQHYYKVKINLGEIALEQNEFKSALQYFQEIEKLPVNKLYNVYKGSILHNIGLCYLHLNEFDKAETYLFKSVNLQEREKDTLTLIGSYMDLANLYYTQYKDSQAIPYFEKAYHLSKKVKSFDLKRAAAKNMAAVEENRKNFPLALTYRKEFEQWKDSLNDQNKVWEIAEVEKKFAVTQKQKEVDILAAENKVKIAERNGFIISSLLLLILFGTGVYFYRQKIKNSKIILAQKNELDELNATKDKLFSIVSHDLRSSVNALKTSNGKLMENLESKNFTELDVLLHNNSTIANGAYNLLDNLLNWALLQTKQAYFYQESLHLATIVQHVEYNYKPLMLNENITFNNDVSKEDYVFADLDSLKIIIRNMLDNAIKFSKENGTISIYTRPSSEDFCYLVIEDTGLGMNEPTRQELLKETVLLSKKKNDDIIGTGLGMQLCKSLIRKNGGKLEIESEENVGTKIIIVLPKFKNHG; from the coding sequence ATGATTAAAATTAAATCATGTATTGTTTCAATAGTATTTCTTATTCCTTTTTTTCTTTTCTCACAAGACAAATATCCTGTTGACAAATTATTTAATATTGAAATTAAATTAAAAGCCAGGAAATTTGAAGAAGACATTAACTTTAATAAAGCCCAAACATTTTTCAGAGAAAAAAATTGGGATTCTACTTTAGTTTATTCTATGAAGGAGCTTAGTGCTACCAAAAATATTGAACTAATAGATTATTGTTATTACTTTAGAGCAATTAGTTTTAAACATAAAAAGCTCCTTAAAGAAGCTAAAAAAGAGTTTAATAAAGTGTCAGATAATTTTCAACATTATTATAAAGTGAAAATTAATTTAGGCGAAATTGCATTAGAACAAAATGAATTTAAGAGTGCATTGCAATATTTTCAGGAAATTGAAAAGCTTCCCGTAAATAAATTATACAATGTTTACAAGGGTAGTATTTTACATAATATAGGATTATGCTATTTGCATCTCAACGAGTTTGATAAAGCAGAAACCTATTTGTTTAAGAGTGTAAATTTACAAGAAAGAGAAAAAGACACTCTAACACTTATTGGGTCTTATATGGATCTTGCCAATTTGTATTATACACAATATAAAGACAGTCAGGCAATTCCATATTTTGAAAAAGCATATCATTTATCTAAAAAAGTAAAATCATTCGATCTGAAAAGAGCAGCAGCCAAAAATATGGCAGCGGTAGAGGAAAACAGGAAAAATTTTCCATTAGCTTTAACATATAGAAAAGAATTTGAACAATGGAAAGATTCCTTAAACGATCAAAATAAAGTTTGGGAAATTGCCGAAGTAGAAAAGAAATTTGCCGTAACACAAAAACAAAAAGAAGTAGATATTCTTGCAGCCGAGAATAAAGTAAAAATAGCCGAAAGAAACGGATTCATTATTTCGTCACTTTTGCTTTTAATATTGTTTGGAACCGGAGTTTATTTTTACCGACAAAAAATTAAAAACAGTAAAATTATTCTGGCTCAAAAAAATGAGTTAGACGAATTAAATGCCACAAAAGATAAACTATTTTCTATTGTAAGCCACGATTTAAGATCATCAGTAAATGCCTTGAAAACAAGTAACGGCAAATTGATGGAGAATCTGGAAAGTAAAAATTTTACAGAACTTGATGTTTTATTGCACAACAATAGTACCATTGCAAACGGAGCTTATAACCTGCTTGATAATTTGCTAAATTGGGCTTTATTGCAAACAAAACAAGCCTATTTTTATCAGGAATCTTTGCATTTGGCGACAATTGTACAACATGTAGAATACAATTATAAACCATTGATGTTAAATGAAAACATTACTTTTAATAACGATGTTTCTAAAGAAGATTATGTTTTTGCTGATTTAGATTCGCTGAAAATTATTATTCGAAACATGTTAGATAATGCCATTAAATTCTCAAAAGAAAACGGCACAATTTCAATTTATACAAGACCTTCATCTGAAGATTTTTGTTATTTAGTGATCGAAGATACCGGTTTGGGAATGAACGAACCAACAAGACAAGAATTACTAAAAGAAACTGTTTTACTTTCTAAAAAGAAAAATGACGATATAATAGGAACCGGATTAGGAATGCAATTATGCAAAAGCCTGATTCGTAAAAATGGAGGAAAACTCGAAATTGAAAGTGAAGAAAATGTTGGAACTAAAATTATTATAGTATTACCAAAGTTTAAAAATCATGGATAA
- a CDS encoding bifunctional 5,10-methylenetetrahydrofolate dehydrogenase/5,10-methenyltetrahydrofolate cyclohydrolase translates to MQLLDGKKTSEDIKNEIAAEVQSIKAAGGKVPHLAAVIVGNNGASLTYVGSKVKSCQQIGFDSTLVALPEDITEADLLAKIKELNEDDDLDGFIVQLPLPKHIDEQKILLAIDPDKDVDGFHPTNFGRMALEMDSFIPATPFGIMQLLERYKVETAGKHTVVIGRSHIVGRPMSILMSRKGNPGDSTVTLTHSRTKNLAEFTKNADIIITALGVPEFLKGDMVKDGVVIIDVGITRVDDASNSKGYVIKGDVDFDEVSKKASFITPVPGGVGPMTIAMLLQNTLLARKMRNEKNK, encoded by the coding sequence ATGCAACTACTAGACGGTAAAAAAACATCTGAAGACATCAAAAACGAAATTGCAGCCGAAGTTCAATCGATAAAAGCAGCCGGAGGAAAAGTACCTCATTTAGCAGCTGTAATCGTAGGGAACAACGGAGCAAGTTTAACTTACGTAGGAAGTAAAGTAAAATCTTGCCAGCAAATTGGCTTCGATTCAACTTTAGTCGCTTTACCGGAAGATATTACCGAAGCAGATTTATTAGCGAAAATAAAAGAATTAAACGAAGATGATGATCTTGATGGATTCATCGTTCAATTGCCTTTGCCAAAACATATCGACGAACAAAAAATCCTATTAGCAATTGATCCTGATAAAGATGTAGATGGTTTTCATCCAACAAATTTTGGAAGAATGGCATTAGAAATGGATAGTTTTATTCCGGCAACGCCATTCGGAATCATGCAACTATTAGAACGTTATAAAGTAGAAACTGCCGGAAAACACACCGTAGTTATTGGAAGAAGCCACATCGTAGGCAGACCAATGAGTATTTTAATGAGCCGTAAAGGAAATCCCGGAGATTCAACCGTTACATTAACCCACAGCCGAACTAAAAACTTAGCAGAATTCACTAAAAATGCAGATATTATTATTACAGCTTTAGGAGTTCCTGAATTTTTAAAAGGAGATATGGTCAAAGACGGAGTTGTAATTATTGATGTTGGAATTACTCGTGTAGACGATGCATCAAACTCAAAAGGATATGTAATAAAAGGCGACGTTGATTTTGATGAAGTAAGCAAAAAAGCGTCATTCATTACACCGGTTCCCGGTGGAGTAGGACCAATGACAATTGCCATGTTGCTTCAAAACACACTTTTAGCAAGAAAAATGAGAAACGAGAAAAACAAATAA
- a CDS encoding winged helix-turn-helix domain-containing protein, whose product MGIIDKLNKDFESRVRLGIMSILMVNEWIDFTEMKTLLNITDGNLASHSTALEKAEYIEVKKEFVGKKPKTSYKVTDRGRAAFKEHLNSLEKLMKSK is encoded by the coding sequence ATGGGAATCATTGATAAATTAAATAAGGATTTCGAAAGCCGCGTCAGATTAGGGATTATGTCTATTTTGATGGTCAATGAATGGATTGACTTTACAGAAATGAAAACGCTTTTGAATATCACTGATGGTAATTTAGCAAGCCATTCTACAGCTTTAGAAAAAGCAGAATATATAGAAGTTAAAAAAGAATTTGTGGGTAAAAAGCCCAAAACATCCTATAAAGTAACCGATAGAGGACGTGCAGCCTTTAAAGAACACCTAAATAGTCTTGAAAAATTAATGAAATCTAAATAA